Proteins from a genomic interval of Oceanispirochaeta crateris:
- a CDS encoding S1C family serine protease, with the protein MIISPGGNGSVGIGFAIPVETALRIIPELIKNGRVNRGWIEIEALSLTPSLARQLNIAFIQPGILVTSVLPKGNAEQAGLLGGDQRRSIGLGLNSIAVGGDIITKINGTEIKNVLDYFSVLEGSHPGEKYEIEYLRAGKVESTKIVLSERPAQFQF; encoded by the coding sequence ATGATTATCAGCCCAGGAGGCAATGGAAGTGTGGGGATCGGTTTTGCCATACCAGTGGAAACGGCGCTGAGAATTATACCGGAGCTCATCAAAAACGGCCGGGTCAACAGAGGATGGATTGAGATCGAAGCCCTGTCTTTGACACCGAGCTTGGCTCGGCAACTCAATATTGCCTTTATACAGCCCGGGATTCTGGTTACTTCAGTGCTTCCTAAGGGAAACGCAGAACAGGCGGGCCTGTTGGGGGGTGATCAGAGGCGGAGTATCGGTTTGGGACTGAACAGCATCGCCGTTGGAGGCGATATTATTACAAAGATCAATGGAACCGAGATTAAAAATGTTTTGGATTACTTCAGTGTTCTTGAAGGTTCACACCCGGGAGAAAAATATGAAATTGAGTATCTGAGGGCGGGTAAAGTAGAATCAACCAAGATTGTCCTTTCAGAAAGGCCGGCACAGTTTCAGTTCTGA
- the lipA gene encoding lipoyl synthase produces MENKQRESPVLRKPDWLKIPIRRGNNLAYVEDLLKDSTLNTVCQEANCPNRMECYSNKTATFMILGSVCTRGCRFCNVHGGKPQCVDNEEPVKLAEAVHALGLKFAVVTSVTRDDLEDGGASHFAKVIREVHALEPRVGIEVLIPDFQGNKDALITVLDAQPEILNHNVETVPSLYSLVRPEADYQQSLQLLSRVKQIDDSIYTKSGMMLGLGETEEEIFVVLEDLRRANVDFLTMGQYLAPSKEHLRVKKYISPDTFDRYRDTALNMGFKGAACAPFVRSSYNAASMLEALKA; encoded by the coding sequence ATGGAAAATAAACAAAGAGAATCACCCGTTCTTAGGAAACCGGATTGGCTGAAAATTCCCATTCGCAGGGGAAATAATCTGGCCTATGTGGAAGATCTCCTCAAGGATTCCACCTTGAATACTGTGTGTCAAGAAGCCAACTGTCCCAATCGAATGGAGTGTTACAGCAATAAAACCGCTACATTCATGATTTTGGGTAGTGTCTGTACCAGGGGTTGCCGGTTTTGTAACGTTCATGGGGGGAAACCACAGTGTGTTGATAATGAAGAACCGGTGAAACTGGCTGAAGCGGTTCATGCCCTTGGGCTTAAATTTGCTGTGGTGACATCCGTTACCAGGGATGACCTTGAGGATGGAGGTGCGTCCCATTTTGCCAAGGTCATCCGTGAAGTTCACGCTTTGGAGCCAAGAGTCGGCATTGAAGTCCTAATTCCAGACTTTCAGGGGAATAAGGATGCTCTGATAACTGTGTTGGATGCTCAACCGGAAATCTTGAACCACAATGTGGAAACAGTCCCTTCGCTTTATTCCCTTGTCCGCCCCGAAGCCGACTATCAGCAGTCTCTTCAGCTTCTGTCCCGGGTAAAACAGATCGATGACAGCATCTACACAAAATCCGGTATGATGCTTGGATTGGGAGAGACTGAAGAGGAAATTTTCGTCGTTCTGGAAGATTTGAGAAGGGCGAATGTTGATTTTCTGACAATGGGCCAATATCTGGCACCCTCTAAAGAACATCTGAGGGTCAAGAAATATATCAGCCCCGATACCTTTGACCGGTATAGGGACACAGCCTTAAATATGGGCTTTAAGGGAGCCGCCTGTGCTCCATTTGTACGAAGTTCCTACAATGCGGCCTCCATGCTGGAGGCTCTCAAGGCGTAA
- a CDS encoding ShlB/FhaC/HecB family hemolysin secretion/activation protein → MRESPRNHGENKSVLYFMSLAKYYLWMEKSLAKLVILPFLIFNSALLYAQEMKGDYFLNEIQYDIDGRTRESALENYLDLPEELNFTDFASMDDFADRVVQDLLNLRVFEKVESELIPLENDALSPNDNKSYKMRVVIKDGWTLFPLIVPTFDTNDNLSLKWKINYANVLGSLVEFDIDGDFGIDQHFDDYAVDINYWNIESNFSNIYYRGINYTFSWNQAYARIIEKDGTEYTNHYSFYKTDFFLTGTFDLGNGYFYELGPALEFTYNYQDRLESGTSTFIKEPQSFGIYQKGGQDRVDWMGNFQSGNHYEGEIKTRIVPTQGFKGALYLTNRWFTIFNSRLSYGNRITAFSTYNDELFSLGEYMRGVPDFNLSGDWGFFVNNTLPISLLKWKGVMETQIQPFIDFGLVHPSSKELSPSRDMRLSLGGDLVFFPENISSVNLRLTLGYDLFGPGTPSDRYEILLSTSLFF, encoded by the coding sequence ATGAGGGAAAGCCCCCGGAATCATGGAGAGAACAAATCAGTCCTTTACTTTATGTCTCTGGCGAAATATTATTTATGGATGGAAAAAAGCCTTGCCAAACTTGTTATCCTCCCTTTCCTGATTTTCAATTCAGCCCTACTGTATGCTCAGGAAATGAAGGGAGATTACTTCCTCAATGAGATTCAGTATGACATTGATGGTAGAACTAGAGAGTCCGCCCTGGAAAACTACCTTGATTTACCAGAAGAGCTTAATTTTACCGACTTTGCATCCATGGATGATTTTGCAGACAGAGTGGTCCAGGACTTATTGAATTTAAGAGTATTCGAAAAGGTGGAATCAGAGCTTATCCCCCTCGAAAATGATGCTCTATCTCCGAACGACAATAAAAGCTACAAAATGAGAGTAGTTATCAAAGATGGATGGACCCTCTTTCCCCTGATAGTCCCCACATTTGACACCAATGATAACTTATCACTGAAATGGAAGATCAACTATGCAAATGTGTTGGGATCTCTTGTCGAATTTGACATTGATGGCGATTTCGGCATCGATCAGCATTTTGATGATTACGCTGTGGATATCAACTACTGGAATATTGAATCCAATTTTTCAAATATATATTACCGTGGCATAAACTATACATTCTCCTGGAATCAGGCATATGCCCGAATCATTGAAAAAGACGGTACAGAATATACGAATCACTACTCTTTCTACAAAACAGACTTTTTCCTCACAGGAACCTTCGATTTGGGCAATGGATATTTTTATGAACTGGGACCGGCCCTCGAGTTCACATATAACTATCAGGATAGATTGGAGAGCGGAACATCCACATTCATTAAAGAACCACAGTCTTTTGGAATTTATCAAAAAGGAGGACAGGACAGAGTCGACTGGATGGGGAATTTCCAGTCTGGAAATCATTATGAGGGAGAAATAAAAACCAGAATCGTCCCCACTCAGGGTTTCAAAGGAGCTCTGTACCTCACAAACAGATGGTTTACCATATTCAATTCCCGCCTGTCCTACGGCAACAGGATAACCGCCTTCTCCACTTATAACGATGAATTGTTTTCATTGGGTGAATACATGCGTGGCGTACCAGACTTTAACCTCTCCGGAGACTGGGGATTCTTTGTAAATAACACCCTCCCCATCAGCCTCTTGAAATGGAAAGGGGTCATGGAAACACAGATACAGCCTTTCATAGATTTTGGACTCGTACATCCTTCGTCTAAGGAATTGTCTCCCAGCAGAGACATGCGCCTGAGCCTGGGGGGAGACTTAGTCTTCTTTCCCGAAAATATATCCTCTGTAAACCTGCGTCTGACCCTGGGATACGACCTTTTTGGACCCGGAACTCCTTCAGACCGCTACGAAATACTCTTGTCCACATCCCTTTTCTTCTAG
- a CDS encoding S1C family serine protease codes for MKIRSTILSLTLFPLLFILGSCISLESSYEGSDAVSSASWSDPDLGSDFEEPPLPAIREEGLTHQEINSMRVYRDNIRAIVNVTTVNLYQSRFAGTYSQEGSGSGVIVSENGYILTNKHVIANADFVVVTLYDGTTYQAKTVGSDAENDLAVIKFEPLGRSLQTIQAGSAKDLQVGQQVLALGNPFGLEGTLTTGIVSGINRPLQSADGFLLKGMIQTDAAINPGNSGGALLNSRGSWSASTR; via the coding sequence ATGAAAATCAGATCAACAATCCTCTCTTTGACCCTCTTTCCTCTTCTGTTCATACTTGGGTCCTGTATTTCCCTGGAAAGCAGTTATGAAGGCAGCGATGCGGTTTCTTCTGCTTCCTGGAGTGATCCCGACCTAGGGTCGGATTTTGAAGAACCACCTCTGCCGGCCATCCGGGAAGAGGGGCTCACTCATCAGGAAATAAACAGCATGAGAGTCTACAGAGACAATATCCGGGCGATTGTCAATGTGACCACAGTCAACTTGTATCAGTCCCGTTTTGCGGGAACCTACTCTCAAGAAGGAAGTGGGTCGGGTGTCATTGTATCGGAAAACGGGTATATTCTCACCAATAAGCATGTCATTGCCAATGCAGATTTTGTTGTTGTCACTCTTTATGACGGAACGACATACCAGGCAAAAACCGTAGGGAGTGATGCAGAGAATGATCTGGCGGTCATTAAATTCGAACCCCTGGGAAGATCTCTTCAAACAATTCAGGCAGGCAGTGCAAAAGATCTTCAGGTAGGACAGCAGGTCTTGGCTCTGGGAAATCCATTCGGCTTGGAAGGAACCCTGACAACGGGGATCGTCTCCGGGATCAACAGGCCTCTTCAATCGGCTGACGGATTTCTTTTAAAAGGCATGATTCAAACAGATGCGGCCATCAATCCGGGGAATTCCGGGGGGGCTCTCCTCAATTCCCGGGGGAGTTGGTCGGCATCAACACGATGA
- the lipB gene encoding lipoyl(octanoyl) transferase LipB: MKLNVIVPGLVPYEEALQWQYDLVEKRRNGLIDDTLILLEHPPVLTTGRRQQDHNILIDPASKNIPVIKTNRGGEVTYHGPGQLVGYLIVDLSSFSRRVKQFVYNLEDVFVRYLNHEFAIQAERHDKHRGVWVGEDKITAIGLAIEREITMHGFAFNINTDLDPFQWIIPCGIQDKGVTSLEKLTGKTQDMNLVIPAIAEIYKEIYGYESMEIIHGK, from the coding sequence ATGAAACTGAACGTAATTGTACCGGGATTGGTTCCCTATGAAGAAGCTCTTCAATGGCAGTATGACCTCGTGGAAAAGCGGCGGAACGGGCTTATTGACGATACACTCATTCTCTTGGAACATCCCCCTGTTTTGACAACCGGGCGGAGGCAACAAGACCATAATATTCTCATTGATCCAGCGTCAAAAAATATTCCAGTGATCAAAACAAATCGGGGGGGAGAGGTGACCTACCATGGACCAGGTCAGCTTGTGGGTTACCTGATTGTTGACCTTTCTTCTTTTTCCCGCCGGGTGAAGCAGTTTGTTTACAATTTGGAAGATGTTTTTGTACGCTATCTTAACCATGAATTCGCTATCCAGGCAGAACGTCATGATAAACATAGAGGAGTCTGGGTCGGAGAGGATAAGATCACAGCCATCGGATTGGCCATAGAGAGAGAAATTACCATGCATGGCTTCGCCTTTAATATCAATACGGACCTTGATCCTTTTCAATGGATTATTCCCTGCGGTATTCAGGATAAGGGAGTCACCTCTCTGGAAAAGCTAACGGGAAAGACTCAGGATATGAACCTGGTCATTCCTGCAATAGCAGAGATTTACAAAGAAATATACGGATACGAATCAATGGAGATCATCCATGGAAAATAA
- a CDS encoding HAD-IA family hydrolase, which translates to MKNTVLTTVLFDVDNTLYDAHCGVESAMNSRINEFVSDYLGISRNEVVEKRKQSIPEYGTTLRWLQVCHGLEESSAYMEYVHPKNIDSYLQENPALRKMLEKMPYRLEILTNGPEFHARRVLKALGVNDLFPHLYALEWLGFEGKPYTAAYEKVLAHMGEKASSVLFLDDKEINLEAFSRLGGHGLLVGPDKGSGKFPWIRDILDLEKMLPA; encoded by the coding sequence ATGAAAAACACGGTCCTAACGACAGTTCTCTTTGATGTGGATAATACCCTCTACGATGCTCATTGCGGTGTAGAAAGTGCTATGAACAGCAGAATCAATGAATTCGTTTCAGATTATCTGGGAATCAGCAGGAATGAGGTCGTTGAGAAGAGGAAACAGTCGATTCCTGAGTACGGTACGACACTGCGTTGGCTTCAGGTCTGCCATGGTCTGGAAGAGAGTTCTGCCTATATGGAATATGTGCATCCCAAGAATATCGATTCTTATCTCCAAGAGAATCCGGCTCTGAGGAAGATGTTGGAAAAAATGCCCTACCGTCTTGAAATTTTGACCAATGGACCCGAGTTTCATGCCCGGAGAGTGTTGAAGGCCCTTGGCGTTAATGATCTTTTTCCTCACCTCTATGCTCTAGAGTGGCTGGGGTTCGAGGGAAAACCCTATACGGCGGCCTATGAGAAGGTTTTGGCCCATATGGGTGAAAAAGCATCTTCAGTTCTGTTTCTGGATGATAAGGAAATTAATCTGGAGGCCTTTTCCCGCTTGGGAGGACATGGCTTATTGGTCGGACCTGATAAAGGTTCCGGGAAATTCCCGTGGATTCGGGATATACTTGATTTAGAAAAGATGCTGCCCGCTTGA
- a CDS encoding Hsp33 family molecular chaperone HslO, with protein sequence MIKQPIPGDDKKAMLIARSRDRRYHFVMAGGAVRGVLIHGSRMLREMQLNHNLGVLESIILGQAYLGSALIASGLKEDGLIQLKVECGGPLRGLSVEADSHGTVRGFLMENPIPLEKVPETLDTSFLFGPGFLSVTRFSGELKNAFTGQVELKTGRLGEDLAYYYKESEQIQTVFNLSVHLEKNGDLSGGAALFLQAMPGADEQVLEMVQDAALEIPSLSRVFTAERDAGEFLNAYLSDFQPDILDEKRVEFMCGCSKPRFEKFLANLSPSEQDEILENGPFPVLTTCHNCNTSYDFSRNELASLFKRG encoded by the coding sequence ATGATTAAACAACCCATTCCGGGAGATGACAAAAAAGCGATGTTGATAGCCCGGTCCAGAGACAGGCGTTATCACTTTGTTATGGCGGGAGGCGCCGTTAGGGGCGTTCTCATACATGGGAGCCGGATGCTCCGTGAAATGCAGTTGAACCATAATCTGGGTGTATTGGAAAGTATCATACTCGGACAGGCCTATCTGGGGTCCGCCCTGATTGCATCGGGGCTCAAGGAAGATGGATTGATCCAGTTGAAAGTGGAGTGCGGCGGCCCCTTGAGAGGGCTCTCGGTCGAAGCTGATTCGCACGGAACTGTGCGGGGATTTCTCATGGAAAACCCTATCCCCCTGGAGAAGGTTCCCGAGACTCTGGACACATCCTTCCTTTTCGGTCCGGGGTTCTTGTCTGTCACCCGTTTCTCAGGGGAGCTAAAAAATGCTTTTACGGGACAGGTTGAGTTAAAAACCGGCCGGCTGGGGGAAGATCTGGCATACTATTACAAAGAATCAGAACAGATTCAGACCGTCTTTAATCTCAGTGTTCATCTGGAGAAAAACGGAGATCTTTCCGGCGGAGCGGCCTTGTTCCTCCAGGCCATGCCAGGAGCGGATGAGCAAGTACTGGAGATGGTTCAGGATGCCGCCCTTGAAATCCCCTCATTGAGCCGCGTTTTCACCGCCGAAAGGGATGCCGGTGAATTTCTGAATGCCTATCTCTCGGATTTTCAGCCGGATATCCTGGATGAGAAAAGAGTTGAGTTTATGTGCGGCTGCAGTAAGCCGCGATTTGAAAAATTTCTGGCAAACCTCTCCCCATCAGAGCAGGATGAGATTCTTGAAAACGGACCATTTCCTGTGCTGACGACCTGTCATAACTGCAATACTTCTTATGATTTCAGCAGAAATGAGTTAGCCTCTTTATTTAAACGGGGGTAA